Proteins from a single region of Lujinxingia litoralis:
- a CDS encoding class I SAM-dependent RNA methyltransferase — protein MSDTTETSSSSLSLAEVRRALELEVRIDDFGFTGEGYVRLQDGWLSVHGALPGEWVRVRLQPDQREGARRLYADLVEVLEPSPVRRDPLCERDASCRGCQLRHLSVDEELRFKVRGIQEVVEKFGGVPPGEQPEVEILTPQPTARGDAYRYRTSLSFRRVGDRVELGLYSPASEALISMSDCPALTAQTQRVVATVERSLQGLNTLPWDAHMAREVSAQVEGFEVAPGVEQIRVVVPNHGVGLVEVRLTEARDQEHFEAQCHSEALAGWLARLSEYLPPQVGLAVGSGSFRAYLKEPTRVRIPLGRLQMEVGYDDWIHATLAPAEVLYEALEHWLEPTRAERFLDVGCGIGTIALMLASRVAEAVGLDQNQASIESAEINAVGQGIDNAHFVAGGWETGLRRLAAAGERFELATINPMREPVGRRALAYLNPLGVERLVYLGPSPAAAARDLGALREMGWEIDRLAAANLHPATYHTMLVARLRREV, from the coding sequence ATGAGCGACACCACGGAAACATCCTCGAGCTCCTTAAGCCTCGCTGAGGTGCGGCGGGCGCTTGAGCTTGAGGTTCGTATTGATGATTTTGGTTTCACCGGCGAAGGGTATGTGCGTCTGCAAGACGGCTGGCTCTCGGTTCATGGGGCCCTTCCCGGGGAGTGGGTTCGAGTGCGATTGCAGCCCGATCAGCGCGAGGGGGCTCGCCGGCTCTACGCCGATCTGGTGGAGGTGCTGGAGCCTTCGCCGGTGCGTCGAGATCCGCTCTGTGAGCGCGATGCGAGCTGCCGCGGTTGCCAACTTCGCCATCTGAGCGTCGATGAAGAGCTTCGCTTTAAGGTGCGCGGGATTCAGGAGGTCGTGGAGAAGTTCGGTGGCGTGCCGCCTGGGGAGCAGCCCGAGGTGGAGATTCTCACCCCGCAGCCGACCGCACGCGGCGACGCGTATCGCTACCGCACCTCGCTGAGCTTTCGTCGGGTGGGCGATCGCGTGGAGTTGGGGCTCTACAGTCCGGCCTCCGAAGCACTGATTTCGATGTCCGATTGCCCGGCGCTGACCGCGCAGACCCAGCGGGTGGTGGCGACGGTGGAGCGCTCGTTGCAGGGGCTGAACACCTTGCCCTGGGACGCTCATATGGCCCGGGAGGTCTCGGCCCAGGTGGAAGGGTTTGAGGTGGCGCCCGGGGTCGAGCAGATCCGTGTGGTGGTCCCCAATCACGGGGTGGGGCTGGTGGAGGTGCGGCTCACCGAGGCACGCGATCAGGAGCATTTCGAAGCCCAGTGTCACTCCGAAGCGCTGGCCGGATGGTTGGCTCGCCTGAGCGAATACTTGCCTCCGCAGGTGGGGCTGGCCGTGGGAAGTGGGAGCTTTCGGGCGTATCTGAAAGAGCCCACCCGCGTGCGCATTCCCCTGGGGCGGCTGCAGATGGAGGTGGGCTACGACGACTGGATTCATGCCACGCTGGCCCCGGCCGAGGTGCTCTACGAGGCGCTTGAACACTGGCTGGAGCCGACCCGCGCCGAGCGTTTTCTGGATGTGGGTTGCGGCATCGGCACCATCGCGCTGATGCTGGCCTCCCGGGTCGCGGAGGCGGTGGGGCTGGATCAGAATCAGGCCTCGATCGAGTCGGCCGAGATCAACGCGGTGGGCCAGGGCATCGACAATGCGCACTTTGTGGCGGGAGGCTGGGAGACGGGATTGCGTCGACTGGCGGCGGCTGGCGAGCGTTTTGAGCTGGCAACCATCAACCCGATGCGTGAGCCGGTCGGTCGTCGGGCGCTGGCCTACCTGAACCCGCTGGGCGTGGAGCGTCTGGTGTACCTGGGGCCTTCGCCGGCCGCGGCGGCCCGGGACCTGGGAGCGCTGCGGGAGATGGGATGGGAGATCGACCGACTGGCGGCGGCCAACCTGCACCCGGCGACCTACCACACGATGCTGGTCGCGCGCCTGCGCCGGGAGGTTTGA
- a CDS encoding DUF4388 domain-containing protein: MLQAGGFRVRGVLRGAVHEALVALARECPVVVEALEESELVEALEATVRQGLGERVVVITDAREVRLRVRLIEAGVAQVVARPLSSAELIARVARVRRLDSPAGLQGALKVVGLSDVLMLLHQQRASGELHVRGQTLQACIWMERGALLGARASQGLWGEKALFRALRVFDEEEGFFDFRDPRIKRGNLGLAHFEVLPALMLRGAQHADEFRALRASLPDGPLRASDGLTYSERCAEVFSILARDPERVWSVDALIDASSLLDLEVARQIHEAFKRQEVCCVQPPRHDPAGC, encoded by the coding sequence ATGCTTCAGGCCGGAGGCTTCCGGGTGCGCGGAGTTTTGCGGGGAGCGGTGCACGAGGCGTTGGTGGCACTGGCGAGGGAGTGCCCGGTGGTCGTCGAAGCGCTCGAAGAATCGGAGTTGGTCGAGGCGCTGGAAGCCACGGTGAGGCAGGGGCTTGGCGAGCGCGTGGTGGTGATCACCGACGCACGCGAGGTGCGGCTTCGGGTGCGGCTGATCGAGGCGGGCGTGGCGCAGGTCGTTGCCCGGCCGCTCTCCAGTGCCGAGTTGATCGCCCGGGTGGCCCGGGTGCGTCGCCTGGATTCGCCCGCGGGGCTCCAGGGGGCGCTGAAGGTCGTGGGGCTCAGTGATGTACTCATGCTCCTGCACCAGCAGCGCGCCAGCGGCGAGCTGCACGTGAGGGGGCAGACACTGCAGGCGTGTATCTGGATGGAACGCGGGGCGTTACTGGGGGCCCGCGCCTCGCAGGGCCTCTGGGGAGAGAAGGCGCTATTTCGAGCTTTGAGGGTATTTGACGAAGAGGAGGGCTTCTTTGACTTTCGTGACCCACGGATCAAGCGTGGCAATCTGGGGCTGGCTCACTTCGAAGTGTTGCCGGCGTTGATGCTTCGCGGGGCCCAGCATGCCGACGAGTTTCGAGCGCTGCGTGCCAGTCTGCCCGATGGGCCGTTGAGAGCGAGCGATGGCCTGACTTATAGTGAGCGCTGCGCCGAGGTCTTTTCGATTCTCGCTCGGGACCCGGAGCGCGTCTGGAGCGTCGATGCGTTGATCGACGCCAGTTCACTTTTGGATCTGGAGGTGGCCCGTCAGATCCACGAGGCCTTCAAACGCCAAGAGGTATGTTGTGTCCAACCCCCTCGCCACGATCCTGCAGGATGTTGA
- a CDS encoding protein kinase domain-containing protein, giving the protein MVVQPRVKIGDLIDDRYRLEARVHDGRWGPVFRASDLHLGDRPVAIRIFACRDQGPADSNAFAHLAAELRALNTDTIATPYAHGSVGGCPYIITQWARGWSLNDYLQHVGRLSLEATLGLLQQLCEALDNAHQMNLTHGLLRPSKIRITPGHNGPPTLHVVDFQIWRLYELASGEEPFEESKLSRRVVRYMAPEILSERRVTPAADLYAAGLLAMEMLTGTPAYPEESRIALIARQLSTEAAALPYTVEAGASFRQFLDMLVAKEQPRRLPNAAIASDILDQQTSHFLQEPPALPPEPEPEPSQAYDAGESEGEPDAPSDPFIVGPEPSTAEEAADVALASPPEALDAEDASVLSSPVGAFSLDADLQSPLDFLSEDADVDSLFGDELNFGDVDPQTLPSSEPRRPTPLPRDAPAEPEPSEPGLDELPPEAFSDIPDAVEVAPTPAVTASATRTSSPTPAAPSPRAHPTPPRPAASRPPLLGLGLIATALVGAAAFLLLAPGEHPSPAEAAPLEPAASQASTHLIRVTTSPPALRVLVEGRSVGFSPVELRLPEDEFPVRVGARLNANIEQTQTLKAPTPTLHFEFEAP; this is encoded by the coding sequence ATGGTTGTTCAACCTCGCGTAAAGATTGGCGACCTTATCGACGATCGCTATCGCCTCGAAGCTCGGGTGCACGATGGACGCTGGGGACCGGTATTTCGCGCCAGCGATCTGCACCTGGGCGACCGTCCGGTGGCCATTCGGATCTTTGCCTGTCGCGACCAGGGACCGGCCGATTCCAATGCTTTCGCCCACCTGGCCGCCGAGCTACGCGCGCTCAACACCGACACCATCGCCACCCCCTACGCGCACGGAAGCGTCGGCGGATGTCCCTACATCATCACGCAATGGGCCCGGGGCTGGAGCCTGAATGACTATCTCCAGCATGTGGGCAGGCTCTCGCTTGAGGCCACCCTCGGTTTGCTCCAGCAACTCTGCGAGGCGCTGGACAACGCCCATCAGATGAACCTCACCCACGGGCTTCTGCGCCCCTCCAAGATCCGGATTACCCCTGGCCACAACGGGCCGCCGACGCTGCACGTGGTCGACTTCCAGATCTGGCGGCTCTACGAGCTTGCCAGTGGTGAGGAGCCCTTTGAGGAGTCGAAGCTCTCGCGGCGAGTGGTGCGTTACATGGCCCCCGAGATCTTGAGCGAACGCCGGGTCACCCCGGCCGCCGATCTCTACGCGGCGGGGCTCCTCGCCATGGAGATGCTCACCGGCACCCCGGCCTACCCGGAGGAGAGCCGCATCGCCTTGATCGCGCGCCAACTCTCCACCGAGGCCGCGGCCCTGCCCTATACGGTCGAGGCCGGCGCGAGCTTCCGTCAGTTTCTCGACATGCTGGTGGCCAAAGAGCAGCCCCGGCGCCTTCCAAACGCCGCCATCGCCAGTGATATCCTTGACCAGCAGACGTCCCACTTTCTGCAGGAGCCGCCGGCGCTACCACCGGAGCCGGAGCCGGAGCCCTCTCAGGCGTATGACGCTGGCGAGAGTGAAGGCGAACCCGATGCGCCCTCCGATCCCTTTATTGTCGGCCCCGAGCCCTCAACGGCCGAAGAGGCCGCCGACGTGGCCCTGGCGAGCCCGCCCGAAGCCCTGGATGCCGAAGACGCCAGCGTGCTGAGTTCGCCGGTCGGCGCGTTTTCTCTCGACGCCGACCTCCAATCGCCCCTGGATTTCCTCTCGGAAGACGCCGACGTCGACAGCCTCTTTGGCGACGAACTCAACTTTGGCGACGTCGACCCTCAAACACTGCCCTCCTCCGAGCCTCGCCGGCCCACGCCCCTTCCCCGGGACGCGCCGGCCGAGCCCGAGCCCTCCGAGCCCGGCCTCGACGAGCTTCCCCCGGAAGCCTTCAGCGACATTCCAGACGCGGTGGAGGTCGCCCCGACGCCGGCCGTAACAGCCTCTGCCACCCGCACGAGCTCCCCGACGCCGGCCGCCCCCTCGCCACGGGCTCACCCCACACCGCCACGCCCCGCGGCAAGTCGCCCGCCGCTGCTGGGCCTGGGCCTCATCGCGACCGCGCTTGTGGGGGCAGCGGCATTCTTGCTCCTGGCTCCCGGCGAGCATCCCTCCCCGGCCGAAGCCGCCCCGCTGGAGCCCGCCGCCTCCCAGGCCTCCACCCATCTTATACGGGTGACCACCTCGCCACCCGCGCTCCGGGTGCTGGTGGAGGGACGTTCGGTAGGCTTTAGCCCCGTTGAGCTTCGCCTCCCCGAGGATGAGTTCCCGGTGAGGGTCGGCGCGCGTCTCAATGCCAACATCGAACAGACGCAGACGCTCAAAGCCCCCACGCCCACCCTCCATTTTGAGTTTGAAGCGCCCTGA
- a CDS encoding NAD-dependent epimerase/dehydratase family protein produces the protein MSNPLATILQDVDLRTQRTLVLGATGQLGRHLVRELSDRGWPTRALRRWQSEPLSPALVGVEEVVGDIFDPVALAQALSGVNYVFYCVAPDADTEPGTIMGRAVEGIRRVFEAGRGAGVDRFVVVSCAATVARVPPGSYADERGHYLPGSGNDLFLESKYAVEQECYRYFADGMDIVMLLPTLLVGPGIDLTPFAALEVPEGQGLNCVDVRQVAFAAAQALRYGRSGERYIIGGKNATAGELFEGWRPKRRGRRPRRGPRDQAIVVRGQWYSSARAHHDLHLGERASPPDATVDQDLQV, from the coding sequence GTGTCCAACCCCCTCGCCACGATCCTGCAGGATGTTGATCTGCGGACTCAGCGCACTCTGGTGCTCGGTGCAACCGGGCAGCTGGGGCGGCACCTGGTACGCGAACTCAGCGACCGCGGCTGGCCCACGCGGGCCCTGCGCCGGTGGCAGTCCGAGCCCTTGTCGCCTGCGCTCGTCGGGGTCGAGGAGGTCGTGGGAGATATTTTCGATCCGGTGGCGTTGGCGCAGGCACTCTCCGGAGTCAATTACGTGTTCTACTGCGTGGCGCCCGACGCCGACACGGAGCCGGGCACGATCATGGGGCGGGCGGTGGAGGGCATTCGCCGGGTGTTTGAGGCCGGACGTGGCGCCGGCGTCGATCGCTTTGTTGTCGTGAGCTGCGCGGCCACCGTCGCCCGCGTACCTCCGGGGAGCTACGCCGATGAGCGGGGGCACTACCTTCCCGGTTCCGGAAACGATCTCTTCCTGGAGAGCAAGTACGCCGTGGAGCAAGAGTGCTACCGCTACTTCGCCGATGGCATGGACATCGTGATGTTGCTGCCCACGCTTCTGGTGGGGCCGGGGATCGATCTGACACCCTTTGCGGCGCTTGAGGTGCCCGAGGGGCAGGGGCTCAACTGTGTCGACGTGCGTCAGGTCGCGTTTGCCGCGGCGCAGGCGCTGCGATACGGGCGTAGCGGGGAGCGCTACATCATCGGCGGAAAGAACGCTACGGCCGGTGAACTCTTTGAGGGCTGGCGCCCGAAACGCCGCGGGCGCCGGCCTCGCCGGGGGCCGCGAGATCAGGCGATTGTGGTCCGAGGGCAGTGGTACAGCAGCGCCCGAGCACATCATGACCTCCATCTGGGGGAGCGCGCCTCGCCGCCGGATGCCACGGTGGATCAGGACCTTCAGGTTTGA